Proteins encoded together in one Prunus dulcis chromosome 3, ALMONDv2, whole genome shotgun sequence window:
- the LOC117621671 gene encoding uncharacterized protein LOC117621671, giving the protein MAGSSMSELRAPIFNGSNYDFWRIKMCTIFKSHKLWDMVENGYEQPVKKEEGEALTAAQKLVLEENIAKDAKALGLIQNAVSDDIFPRIALKESAKEAWEILQQEFREDKKVRSVKLQALRREFEYTRMHDDESLSGYVTKLLELVNQMKAYGEELTEQRIVQKLLISLSREYDSIAEVIEETKDTETIGVQEVIGSLKSHEQRLQRHNERVTEKAFSSLNVSSKDQSNTGQAGGSKSKKNWKSQKGKKWDSKSENNFKKECQTEGAKVPCKTCDKLHYGVCWFKGKPKCYKCDRFGHIAKDCKGKPEAANYASHKEEEGNMFYACHAAE; this is encoded by the coding sequence ATGGCTGGATCTAGCATGAGTGAGCTTCGTGCTCCCATCTTCAATGGAAGCAACTACGATTTCTGGAGAATAAAGATGTGCACAATCTTCAAATCTCACAAGCTGTGGGATATGGTTGAGAATGGATATGAGCAACCtgtgaagaaggaagaaggagaagctCTGACAGCAGCTCAAAAGCTTgttttggaagaaaatattgCCAAAGATGCTAAGGCATTGGGTCTGATCCAGAATGCAGTTTCTGATGATATTTTTCCCAGAATTGCTTTGAAGGAATCAGCCAAGGAAGCATGGGAAATCCTGCAGCAAGAATTCAGAGAAGACAAGAAGGTAAGATCTGtgaaacttcaagctcttaggagagaatttgaatacacTCGTATGCATGATGATGAATCATTGTCCGGATATGTCACTAAATTGCTTGAGCTAGTAAATCAAATGAAGGCTTATGGTGAAGAGTTAACTGAACAGAGAATTGTTCAGAAACTCTTGATTAGTTTATCCAGAGAATATGATTCCATTGCTGAGGTTATAGAGGAGACAAAAGATACAGAAACTATAGGGGTTCAAGAGGTTATAGGCTCTCTAAAATCTCATGAACAAAGGCTGCAGAGGCATAATGAGAGAGTGACTGAGAAGGCTTTCTCTAGTTTGAATGTGAGCTCTAAAGATCAGTCTAACACAGGACAGGCAGGGGGttccaaatccaaaaagaaTTGGAAATCTCAGAAAGGGAAGAAGTGGGACTCAAAgtctgaaaacaattttaaaaaggaatgtCAGACTGAGGGAGCAAAGGTGCCTTGCAAAACCTGTGACAAATTGCACTATGGTGTCTGCTGGTTTAAAGGCAAACCTAAATGTTATAAATGTGATAGGTTTGGTCATATAGCCAAAGACTGCAAGGGAAAACCAGAAGCTGCTAACTATGCATCACACAAGGAGGAAGAAGGCAACATGTTCTATGCTTGTCATGCTGCTGAATAG
- the LOC117623347 gene encoding ACT domain-containing protein ACR11-like — MAVAMASCSLGVNLNSNCSLKKPLAIPLQTGATVQGSFGFGSKSFFIVQKGRLLSSSTSTTPQASSATAVEGGKPDGIQSETDKIPIPKVIIDQDSDPNATVVEITFGDRLGALLDTMSALRNLGLNVVKANVYLDSSGKHNKFAITRADTGRKVEDPELLEAIRLTIINNLIEYHPESSSQLAMGAAFGIVPPPEQVDVDVATHISISDDGPNRSLLYVESADRPGLLVDLVKTVTDIDVAVESGEFDTEGLLAKAKFHVSYRGKPLIKPLQQVLANSLRYYLRRPMTEEGSF, encoded by the exons ATGGCTGTGGCTATGGCTTCTTGCAGTCTTGGGGTTAACTTGAATAGTAACTGTAGTTTGAAAAAACCCCTTGCAATTCCATTACAAACTGGGGCTACAGTACAAGGGTCCTTTGGGTTTGGTTCTAAAAGCTTCTTCATTGTTCAGAAGGGAAG ATTGTTATCttcatcaacttcaactacTCCACAAGCCTCTTCTGCTACAGCTGTGGAG GGTGGTAAACCTGATGGAATTCAAAGTGAAACTGACAAGATCCCAATTCCCAAAGTTATTATTGATCAAGACTCTGACCCAAATGCAACTGTGGTGGAGATAACATTTGGAGACCGGCTGGGAGCTCTTCTTGATACT ATGAGTGCGCTTAGGAACCTTGGCCTGAATGTTGTCAAGGCCAATGTCTATTTGGATTCTTCTGGAAAGCACAACAAGTTTGCCATCACCAGAGC TGATACTGGTAGGAAAGTAGAAGATCCAGAATTGCTTGAGGCTATTCGTTTGACAATTATAAATAATCTGATAGAGTATCATCCG GAATCAAGTTCCCAGTTAGCGATGGGAGCAGCGTTTGGAATTGTTCCGCCACCAGAACAG GTTGATGTGGATGTAGCAACCCACATAAGCATCAGTGATGATGGCCCCAACCGAAG TTTGCTTTATGTGGAATCAGCTGATCGCCCTGGATTACTGGTGGATCTTGTAAAGACTGTAACTGACATTGATGTTGCTGTAGAATCAGGAGAATTCGACACTGAG GGGTTGTTGGCCAAGGCAAAGTTTCACGTTAGCTACAGGGGTAAACCTCTCATCAAGCCTCTCCAGCAG GTTCTTGCTAACAGTTTGCGGTATTACTTGAGGCGACCAATGACTGAGGAGGGGAGTTTTTGA